Proteins encoded by one window of Gordonia jinghuaiqii:
- the dinB gene encoding DNA polymerase IV, with product MRIERRERPEATILHADLDSFYASVEQRDDPSLRGRPVLVGGGVVLAASYEAKARGVRSPMPGHEARALCPDAVVVRPRFDAYMEASREVFDIFHDTTPVVEGISVDEAFLDVGGLGRISGTPHDVASTIRNRVRDEVGLPITVGGARSKFLAKVASAVGKPDGLLIVAPGTELAFLHPLPVRRLWGVGPVTEAKLADAGVETVGQLAELGERSLRAVVGSGAGRHLFALSMAQDPRRVETGKRRSSIGSQRALGRRPKSEADLEATIVAIVERLGKRLRAAERVCRTVVLRLRFDDFNRATRSRTLLESTDRTDIIMASARGLLADAMPLIRDRGCTLVGLSLTNLDDHDNIQLTLPFDTDHAEELDATMDLLRDRFGRDSVTRAVLIGRNHGDDAPMLPD from the coding sequence ATGCGAATCGAGCGGCGGGAGCGTCCGGAGGCGACGATCCTGCATGCCGACCTCGACTCGTTCTACGCCTCGGTGGAGCAGCGGGACGACCCATCACTGCGCGGACGCCCGGTCCTGGTCGGGGGCGGCGTGGTGCTCGCCGCGAGCTACGAGGCCAAGGCCAGGGGGGTCCGGTCGCCGATGCCCGGCCATGAGGCCCGCGCGCTGTGCCCCGACGCGGTGGTGGTCCGCCCTCGGTTCGACGCCTACATGGAGGCCAGTCGCGAGGTCTTCGACATCTTCCACGACACCACCCCGGTGGTCGAGGGGATCTCGGTCGACGAGGCGTTCCTCGACGTCGGGGGCCTGGGCCGGATCAGCGGCACCCCGCACGACGTGGCGTCGACCATCCGGAATCGCGTCCGCGACGAGGTCGGTCTGCCGATCACCGTGGGCGGTGCGCGCAGCAAGTTCCTCGCCAAGGTCGCCAGCGCCGTCGGTAAGCCCGATGGACTGCTGATCGTCGCTCCCGGCACCGAACTGGCCTTCCTCCATCCCCTGCCGGTGCGTCGGCTGTGGGGTGTCGGGCCGGTCACCGAGGCCAAGCTGGCCGACGCGGGGGTGGAGACCGTGGGTCAGCTCGCCGAGCTCGGCGAACGCTCTCTGCGCGCCGTCGTCGGATCCGGTGCGGGCCGGCACCTGTTCGCACTGTCGATGGCGCAGGACCCGCGTCGGGTCGAGACGGGCAAACGCCGGAGCTCGATCGGGTCGCAACGTGCCCTGGGGCGCCGGCCGAAGTCGGAGGCCGATCTCGAGGCGACGATCGTGGCCATCGTCGAACGCCTCGGCAAGCGGTTGCGCGCTGCCGAACGTGTCTGTCGCACAGTCGTTCTCCGCCTGCGATTCGACGACTTCAACCGTGCGACCCGATCCCGCACACTCCTCGAGTCCACCGACCGAACCGACATCATCATGGCGTCGGCGCGCGGCCTGCTCGCCGACGCGATGCCGCTGATCCGGGACCGCGGCTGCACCCTGGTCGGGTTGTCGCTGACCAACCTCGACGACCACGACAACATCCAGCTCACACTGCCGTTCGACACCGACCACGCAGAAGAACTCGACGCGACGATGGATCTGTTGCGCGACCGGTTCGGACGGGACTCGGTGACCCGCGCCGTGCTGATCGGCCGGAACCACGGCGACGACGCCCCGATGCTCCCCGACTAG
- a CDS encoding DHA2 family efflux MFS transporter permease subunit — protein sequence MDALAKKVASVLALGTLMVMLDVTVTVVAIPGLAESFDTPLSTVQWVTTAYTLALVAVMPTSAWTIRRFGAKRVYISALTLFVVGSALAGLAWNIHSLIVFRAVQGFGGGFLQPVGMTIALSLVDERHRGQLMGWLGIPLLVGPVLGPTAGGLLVDHVGWRSLFLINVPVGALAITLALRLFPRFIGAATETLDWAALLCLAPGGALLVYGLAQAGEAGEPFDANVVVPAGIGLALLMLFVLRTLRSPGPLLDLKLLRKRSLATGSGAMLLVAGAYFGSMMVGPIYIQAVRGDTATTAGMIMIAQALTTGVVAQVASRTVDRTDPRRVVWFGIIATIVAMTLMTTVLDHDTPYPVLMGIGVVMGLGIGSTFMPLMNAALRGVEGPDTGSATTILTTGNQFASAIGAALAATILTSLFNSRTAVLDGDGMTAAQRLTPDQRADAAPDLASAVADTYLLTLGLLVAAMVVALWLPRAAGPIAASQPALHDEPGRPLDTSK from the coding sequence ATGGATGCACTCGCGAAGAAGGTTGCATCGGTCCTCGCACTCGGAACCCTCATGGTGATGCTCGACGTCACCGTCACCGTCGTGGCCATCCCTGGTCTGGCCGAATCCTTCGACACCCCGCTCTCGACCGTCCAGTGGGTGACCACGGCGTACACGCTCGCGCTCGTCGCGGTGATGCCGACCTCCGCCTGGACGATCCGGCGGTTCGGCGCGAAGCGCGTCTACATCTCGGCGCTCACCCTCTTCGTCGTGGGCTCGGCACTCGCCGGGCTGGCCTGGAACATCCACAGCCTCATCGTGTTCCGTGCGGTACAGGGATTCGGGGGCGGTTTCCTCCAGCCGGTCGGCATGACGATCGCGTTGAGTCTCGTCGACGAACGGCACCGCGGCCAGCTCATGGGCTGGCTCGGCATTCCCCTGCTCGTCGGCCCGGTGTTGGGACCGACCGCGGGTGGACTCCTCGTCGACCACGTGGGCTGGCGCTCGCTGTTCCTGATCAACGTCCCGGTCGGTGCGCTCGCGATCACGCTGGCACTCAGGCTATTTCCGCGCTTTATCGGCGCCGCGACGGAAACCCTGGACTGGGCGGCCCTGCTCTGCCTGGCGCCGGGTGGCGCTCTACTGGTCTACGGTCTTGCCCAGGCCGGCGAGGCCGGTGAACCGTTCGACGCGAACGTCGTGGTCCCGGCGGGGATCGGTCTCGCCCTGCTGATGCTGTTCGTTCTCCGCACCCTCCGTTCGCCCGGACCACTGCTCGATCTGAAACTGTTGCGCAAGCGCTCGCTGGCCACCGGCTCGGGTGCGATGCTGCTGGTCGCAGGCGCATACTTCGGGTCGATGATGGTGGGGCCCATCTACATTCAGGCCGTGCGCGGCGACACCGCCACCACGGCCGGGATGATCATGATCGCCCAGGCCCTCACCACCGGTGTGGTCGCGCAGGTCGCGAGCCGAACCGTCGACCGCACCGATCCACGCCGCGTGGTCTGGTTCGGGATCATCGCCACGATCGTCGCGATGACGCTCATGACCACCGTCCTCGACCACGACACCCCTTACCCCGTTCTCATGGGCATCGGCGTCGTGATGGGCCTGGGGATCGGTTCGACCTTCATGCCCCTGATGAACGCGGCGCTGCGCGGCGTCGAGGGTCCGGACACCGGGTCCGCGACCACGATCCTCACCACCGGCAACCAGTTCGCGAGTGCGATCGGCGCCGCGCTGGCCGCCACGATCCTCACCTCGCTGTTCAACTCGAGGACGGCGGTGCTCGACGGCGACGGGATGACCGCCGCCCAACGCCTCACGCCGGACCAGCGGGCCGACGCCGCTCCGGATCTCGCGAGCGCCGTCGCCGACACGTACCTGCTGACGCTCGGTCTACTCGTGGCGGCGATGGTCGTGGCGCTGTGGCTGCCGCGGGCGGCCGGGCCGATCGCAGCGTCGCAGCCCGCCCTCCACGACGAACCAGGACGCCCCCTCGACACGTCCAAATAA
- the ilvD gene encoding dihydroxy-acid dehydratase codes for MTKRTESGAEIDIKPRSRDVTDGLEKTAARGMLRAVGMGDDDWVKPQIGVGSSWNEITPCNLSLDRLAKAVKDGVHEGGGYPLEFGTISVSDGISMGHEGMHFSLVSREVIADSVETVMSAERLDGSVLLAGCDKSLPGMLMAAARLDLASVFLYAGSTLPGYATLSDGEERQVTIIDAFEAVGACARGLMSREDVDTIERAICPGEGACGGMYTANTMASAAEALGMSLPGSAAPPAPDKRRDQFARQSGIAVVEMLRRGITARDIMTREAFENAIAVVMAFGGSTNAVLHLLAIANEAEVELSLDDFIRVGSRVPHLADVKPFGRHVMTDVDRIGGVPVVMKALLDAGLLHGDCLTVTGSTVAENLAHIAPPDPDGQVLRATKSPIHPTGGITILKGSLAPEGAVVKSAGFDSDVFEGTARVFDRERAAMDALEDGTITAGDVVVIRYEGPKGGPGMREMLAITGAIKGAGLGKDVLLMTDGRFSGGTTGLCVGHVAPEAVDGGPIALVRDGDRIRLDVGRGLLDLLVDADELASRAKDFTPLPPRYTRGVLAKYSKLVTSASQGAVCR; via the coding sequence ATGACCAAGCGAACAGAATCGGGCGCCGAGATCGACATCAAGCCACGGAGTCGCGACGTCACCGACGGCCTGGAGAAGACGGCCGCCCGCGGCATGCTCCGCGCGGTGGGCATGGGTGACGACGACTGGGTGAAACCCCAGATCGGGGTGGGGTCGTCGTGGAACGAGATCACACCGTGCAACCTGTCGCTCGACCGCCTGGCCAAGGCCGTCAAAGACGGCGTACACGAAGGCGGCGGATACCCGCTCGAGTTCGGCACCATCTCGGTCTCCGACGGGATCTCGATGGGACACGAGGGCATGCACTTCTCCCTGGTGTCCCGCGAGGTGATCGCCGACAGTGTGGAAACCGTGATGAGCGCGGAGCGTCTCGACGGCTCGGTCCTGCTGGCCGGATGCGACAAGTCCCTGCCCGGCATGCTCATGGCGGCAGCGCGGCTCGATCTCGCGTCGGTGTTCCTCTACGCCGGTTCGACGCTGCCCGGGTATGCGACCCTGTCGGACGGCGAAGAGCGCCAGGTGACCATCATCGACGCCTTCGAGGCGGTGGGCGCATGCGCGCGTGGACTGATGAGCCGCGAGGACGTCGACACCATCGAACGCGCGATCTGTCCGGGTGAGGGCGCGTGCGGCGGGATGTACACGGCCAACACGATGGCCAGCGCCGCCGAGGCATTGGGGATGTCCCTCCCCGGCAGCGCGGCGCCGCCCGCCCCGGACAAGCGCCGGGACCAGTTCGCCCGGCAGAGCGGAATCGCCGTCGTGGAGATGCTGCGCCGCGGGATCACCGCGCGCGACATCATGACCCGCGAGGCGTTCGAGAACGCGATCGCGGTGGTGATGGCATTCGGCGGGTCCACCAACGCGGTACTCCATCTGCTCGCCATCGCCAATGAGGCCGAGGTCGAGTTGTCGCTCGACGATTTCATCCGCGTCGGCAGTCGCGTCCCGCACCTCGCCGACGTCAAACCGTTCGGCAGGCATGTGATGACCGACGTCGACCGCATCGGCGGTGTGCCGGTGGTGATGAAGGCACTCCTCGACGCCGGGCTCCTGCACGGGGACTGCCTGACGGTGACCGGCTCGACGGTGGCGGAGAACCTGGCGCACATCGCGCCGCCGGATCCGGACGGGCAGGTGTTGCGGGCCACGAAGTCGCCCATCCATCCGACCGGCGGCATCACCATCCTGAAGGGATCGTTGGCCCCGGAGGGGGCGGTGGTGAAGTCGGCGGGCTTCGACTCCGACGTGTTCGAGGGAACCGCACGGGTATTCGACCGGGAACGGGCCGCGATGGACGCACTCGAGGACGGCACGATCACCGCCGGGGACGTCGTCGTCATCCGGTACGAAGGGCCCAAGGGCGGACCGGGGATGCGCGAGATGCTGGCCATCACCGGCGCCATCAAGGGCGCGGGCCTCGGCAAGGACGTGCTCCTGATGACCGACGGCCGGTTCTCCGGAGGCACCACCGGGCTGTGCGTGGGTCACGTCGCGCCGGAAGCCGTCGACGGCGGCCCGATCGCGCTGGTCCGCGATGGCGACCGCATCCGGCTCGACGTCGGCCGCGGCCTCCTCGACCTGCTGGTCGACGCCGACGAACTCGCCTCGCGTGCAAAGGATTTCACTCCCCTGCCGCCGCGGTACACCCGCGGCGTGCTGGCGAAGTACTCCAAGCTGGTCACGTCCGCGTCGCAGGGCGCCGTCTGCCGCTGA
- a CDS encoding IS481 family transposase — protein sequence MDVRAATALAGGIENVAEFCREQNISRQTFYKWRRRFVADGLAGLEPRSRRPHTEPGRVGGDVEALVIATRTRLQSAGLDHGPQSIVWTLQREGADSVPSRSTVWRILHRHGLIVAEPAKRPKSSMRRFCYERPNELWQSDWTEWHLSDGTSVAIAGTIDDHSRYLCALAPDTGDATTTLVWQVMLAGITECGVPSMSLTDNGFVYTGKHRGFETPLEKNLRALGTRTINSRPYHPQTCGKIERFWQTLKRWLNTQPAPATVGDLNEMLDRFRGYYNHSRPHRALRGATPAEAFHATEHARPVDRPLPAPVFTTRQQVNPKQGKITVGPYFVQVGNRWGGHTLDAICDDNHIVIFSGTTIVREFDADPTRRYQGQRRTPGTHGKRQPLPAA from the coding sequence ATGGACGTTCGTGCAGCTACGGCGTTGGCGGGTGGAATCGAGAACGTGGCCGAGTTCTGTCGGGAGCAGAACATCAGCCGGCAGACGTTCTACAAGTGGCGGCGCCGCTTCGTCGCTGATGGGCTGGCCGGGCTCGAACCACGGTCGCGCCGACCGCACACAGAGCCGGGGCGTGTGGGTGGCGACGTCGAGGCGCTGGTGATCGCCACGCGGACGCGTTTGCAGTCCGCGGGCCTGGATCACGGGCCGCAGTCGATTGTGTGGACGTTGCAGCGTGAGGGTGCCGATTCGGTGCCCTCACGCTCAACCGTATGGCGAATTCTGCACCGGCACGGGCTAATTGTTGCCGAGCCGGCCAAACGGCCGAAGTCGTCGATGCGGCGGTTCTGCTACGAGCGCCCCAACGAGTTGTGGCAGTCGGACTGGACCGAGTGGCACCTCAGCGACGGCACCTCGGTAGCGATCGCGGGCACAATCGATGACCACTCCCGGTATCTGTGCGCGCTGGCCCCCGACACCGGTGACGCCACCACCACACTGGTGTGGCAGGTGATGCTCGCCGGCATCACCGAATGTGGTGTTCCGTCGATGTCGTTGACTGACAACGGATTTGTGTACACCGGTAAGCATCGTGGATTCGAAACACCGCTGGAGAAGAATCTGCGTGCGCTGGGTACCCGGACCATCAACTCCCGCCCGTATCACCCACAGACCTGCGGCAAGATCGAGCGGTTCTGGCAGACACTCAAACGCTGGCTGAACACCCAACCGGCACCGGCGACCGTCGGCGACCTCAACGAGATGCTCGACCGATTCCGCGGCTATTACAACCACAGTCGACCCCATCGTGCGCTACGTGGTGCGACTCCGGCCGAGGCGTTCCATGCCACCGAACACGCCCGGCCGGTCGACCGGCCGTTACCAGCACCAGTGTTCACCACCCGCCAACAGGTCAACCCCAAGCAAGGCAAAATCACTGTGGGCCCCTACTTCGTCCAGGTCGGCAACCGGTGGGGTGGACACACCCTCGACGCCATCTGCGACGACAACCACATCGTCATCTTCAGCGGCACCACCATTGTGCGTGAGTTCGACGCCGACCCCACTCGCCGCTACCAAGGCCAGCGTCGAACCCCCGGCACCCATGGCAAACGACAACCACTTCCGGCAGCATGA
- a CDS encoding acyl-CoA synthetase, which yields MTPTSNTVDGVLRRTAARFPDRTALRFGDAALTYRELDDAVTRAAAHLLSLGLAKGDRVAGYGTNSHAYVVGYLAAARAGLVHVPINYALRGGELSYLLEQSGARAVLVDPALRDNLDAVIDVVPAEFVIPLRDADGSLIGVATAGDVHALDVPTLDVTVDDSDLVQLLYTSGTTSKPKGAMMSHRALIHEYTSSIIALDLDADDTPLICMPLYHSAGMHVFMLPYLAVGATVHLMSAPDIPEILRLVEAHRIGSLFLAPTVWVPLAAHPDLETRDLSSLRKAQYGASIMPVTVLARLRQRYPDLGFYNCFGQSEIGPLATVLRPEEHDARPASCGRPVFFVETRVVDADGNDVPVGEAGEILYRSPQLCQGYWDNPAATEEAFRDGWFHSGDLVTRDEEGYVTVVDRIKDVINTGGILVASREVEDAIYTHEGVAEVAVIGTPDEKWIEAITAIVVLRAESAVTEAELIDHVKQRLAPFKVPKSVRFVEELPRNQSGKLLKRELRA from the coding sequence ATGACCCCCACTTCGAACACCGTCGACGGAGTGCTGCGCCGCACCGCCGCCCGGTTCCCCGACCGCACCGCCCTGCGTTTCGGCGACGCCGCCCTCACCTACCGAGAGCTCGACGACGCCGTGACCCGCGCGGCCGCGCATCTCCTCTCCCTCGGCCTGGCCAAGGGTGATCGGGTGGCCGGCTACGGCACCAACTCGCACGCCTACGTCGTCGGCTACCTCGCCGCCGCGCGCGCCGGACTCGTCCACGTCCCCATCAACTACGCACTGCGCGGCGGGGAGCTGAGCTACCTGCTCGAGCAGTCCGGTGCGCGGGCGGTGCTCGTCGACCCGGCACTGCGCGACAACCTCGACGCGGTCATCGACGTGGTGCCGGCCGAGTTCGTGATCCCGCTGCGTGACGCCGACGGTTCGCTGATCGGCGTCGCCACCGCCGGAGACGTACACGCGCTTGATGTCCCCACGCTTGATGTCACCGTCGACGACTCCGACCTGGTGCAATTGCTGTACACCTCGGGGACGACGTCGAAACCCAAGGGCGCCATGATGTCCCACCGCGCACTGATCCACGAGTACACCTCGTCGATCATCGCGCTCGATCTCGATGCCGACGACACCCCGCTGATCTGCATGCCGCTGTACCACTCGGCGGGCATGCACGTGTTCATGCTTCCCTACCTCGCGGTCGGTGCCACCGTCCATCTCATGTCGGCACCCGACATCCCCGAGATCCTCCGGCTCGTCGAAGCGCACCGGATCGGATCGCTGTTCCTGGCGCCGACGGTGTGGGTGCCGCTCGCCGCACACCCCGACCTCGAGACCCGCGACCTCTCCTCGCTGCGGAAGGCGCAGTACGGGGCGTCGATCATGCCGGTGACCGTCCTGGCGCGACTCCGGCAGCGTTACCCCGACCTCGGCTTCTACAACTGCTTCGGACAGTCCGAGATCGGTCCGCTGGCAACGGTTCTCCGCCCGGAGGAGCACGACGCCCGGCCGGCATCGTGCGGACGCCCGGTGTTCTTCGTCGAGACCCGGGTCGTCGACGCGGACGGCAACGACGTGCCGGTCGGTGAGGCCGGCGAGATCCTGTACCGCTCACCGCAGCTGTGCCAGGGCTACTGGGACAACCCGGCGGCCACCGAGGAGGCCTTCCGCGACGGCTGGTTCCACTCGGGTGACCTGGTGACGCGCGACGAGGAGGGGTACGTCACGGTCGTCGACCGCATCAAGGACGTCATCAACACCGGCGGCATCCTCGTGGCCTCCCGCGAGGTCGAGGACGCGATCTACACCCACGAGGGCGTGGCCGAGGTCGCGGTGATCGGCACGCCGGACGAGAAGTGGATCGAGGCGATCACGGCCATCGTCGTCCTACGCGCCGAGTCCGCGGTCACCGAGGCCGAACTGATCGACCACGTCAAGCAGCGGCTCGCCCCGTTCAAGGTCCCCAAGTCGGTGCGGTTCGTCGAGGAACTGCCGCGCAATCAGAGCGGCAAGCTGCTCAAACGCGAACTGCGCGCGTAG
- a CDS encoding TrpB-like pyridoxal phosphate-dependent enzyme — MTMHVDAGNPDLVTVGVPTHWYNLAAELDTPIPPHLHPGTKEPVGPEDLAALFPSGLIAQEVSTEPYIEIPEPVREIYRMWRPSPLFRARRFEEALNTKARIYVKYEGVSPVGSHKTNSAVAQAYYNSLDGVTKLTTETGAGQWGSALAFAGAQFGIDVEVWQVRASYSSKPYRGFLIRTYGGTIHPSPSDLTESGRAMLAKDPHTTGSLGMAVSEAVEVAAANADTRYALGSVLNHVVLHQSVIGVEAVDQLNAVEPGGADIVFGCAGGGSNLAGLSFPFLREKLHGRSDPRVIAAEPSACPSITQGEYRYDHGDVAGLTPLLKMHTLGMDFVPDPIHAGGLRYHGMAPALSHTVELGLVQGVAISQHDAFSAGVQFARTQGIVPAPESTHAIAACAAHVADSDKEEVVVIGLSGHGQLDLPAYAEFLDGNF, encoded by the coding sequence ATGACGATGCACGTGGACGCCGGCAATCCCGATCTGGTGACTGTCGGAGTTCCGACACACTGGTACAACCTGGCCGCTGAGCTGGACACTCCGATCCCGCCCCATCTCCATCCCGGGACCAAGGAGCCGGTGGGTCCGGAGGACCTGGCCGCACTGTTCCCCAGCGGTCTCATCGCGCAGGAGGTCTCCACCGAGCCCTACATCGAGATCCCGGAACCGGTCCGCGAGATCTACCGCATGTGGCGCCCGTCACCGCTCTTCCGTGCCCGACGCTTCGAAGAGGCGCTCAACACCAAGGCGCGCATCTACGTCAAGTACGAGGGCGTCAGTCCGGTCGGCAGTCACAAGACCAATTCTGCTGTCGCACAGGCGTACTACAACAGCCTCGACGGTGTCACCAAGCTGACCACGGAGACCGGTGCGGGGCAGTGGGGCAGCGCGCTCGCATTCGCCGGTGCGCAGTTCGGCATCGACGTCGAGGTGTGGCAGGTTCGCGCGTCGTACAGTTCCAAGCCCTACCGCGGCTTCCTCATCCGCACCTACGGCGGCACCATCCACCCGAGCCCGTCGGACCTCACCGAGTCGGGGCGTGCGATGCTCGCCAAGGATCCGCACACCACCGGCAGTCTGGGCATGGCGGTCAGCGAGGCGGTCGAGGTCGCCGCTGCGAACGCCGACACCCGGTACGCGCTCGGCAGCGTGCTCAATCACGTGGTGCTGCACCAGAGCGTCATCGGTGTGGAGGCCGTCGATCAGCTCAACGCCGTCGAGCCGGGAGGCGCCGACATCGTGTTCGGTTGTGCCGGTGGCGGTTCCAACCTGGCCGGCCTGTCCTTCCCGTTCCTGCGTGAAAAGTTGCACGGACGCTCCGATCCGCGGGTGATCGCCGCCGAACCCTCCGCGTGCCCGTCCATCACCCAGGGCGAGTACCGCTACGACCACGGTGACGTCGCCGGACTGACACCGCTACTGAAGATGCACACTCTCGGAATGGATTTCGTTCCCGATCCGATTCACGCGGGTGGCCTGCGCTACCACGGCATGGCCCCGGCGTTGAGCCACACCGTCGAGCTCGGTCTGGTGCAGGGTGTGGCCATCAGCCAGCACGACGCGTTCAGCGCCGGCGTGCAGTTCGCCAGGACCCAGGGCATCGTCCCGGCCCCGGAATCGACGCATGCGATCGCGGCGTGTGCCGCCCACGTCGCCGACAGCGACAAAGAAGAGGTCGTCGTGATCGGTCTCTCGGGTCACGGGCAGCTCGACCTGCCCGCCTACGCCGAGTTCCTCGACGGCAACTTCTGA